In a genomic window of Cerasicoccus sp. TK19100:
- a CDS encoding SUMF1/EgtB/PvdO family nonheme iron enzyme, producing the protein MELNYIRDTIGKTKGVDGYVVMDVNGAVMSQDLGPYANRIKRTEFATWILNCFYAIDSYYPQSFCVLLRYASGHLYLTRTDNRLITVMCRQGADILSIENAFSKHRQSMAKSDTSGIVREKSKKGETVFLKISETGEGATASPIPQKKSGPPVGAIIAIVIVLILVGAGVAFTLGGGKEETTPAPAIAEAKPASETTPAAAPAKPTEKQTASSAEITEATAEIARDRAEALAKIANQQNADNLDAMNMARALANKQSALQAFNAGNYEQANELWNESAISYGKAAVTASQTNFNDAIAQAGLEDIRNYPTQQWINIENEIKQAKQEAANGNYSTAVQSISSQKSKIPQIKSDLLSQLNSLASKAADNNNVPAALEYYQKVLQIDPASTTAQQYIYQNRFKPGEVMTNALGMKLAYAPPGKFNRGSPENEAFRDNDETQTAVTITKGYFIATTEVTQEQWQKVMGNRAKLDGVDAELVGATLPMHSITWEQANEFCERLSAMDNQTYRLPTEAEWEYAARAGTTTPYNNGSNRLTSRDANIYDPTGEGLDAIAAVGSVGNPNEWGLYDMHGNVAEWTADWSAPYPAGPQTDPAGPSETEGRVDLAMKIVRGGSFIDDAPLARSANRSEASPVVSTEYIGFRPVLVVSDL; encoded by the coding sequence ATGGAGCTTAACTACATACGCGACACCATTGGGAAGACCAAGGGGGTCGATGGATACGTGGTGATGGACGTCAACGGTGCCGTCATGTCGCAGGATCTGGGCCCCTACGCCAACCGCATCAAGCGCACGGAGTTCGCTACCTGGATTCTCAATTGTTTTTACGCCATCGACAGTTACTACCCGCAATCCTTTTGCGTATTGCTGCGCTATGCGTCGGGCCACCTCTACCTCACGCGGACCGACAACCGCCTAATCACCGTCATGTGCCGACAAGGCGCGGATATTCTTTCAATCGAAAACGCTTTCAGCAAACACCGACAATCCATGGCTAAATCAGACACTTCCGGAATCGTCCGGGAAAAATCAAAAAAGGGCGAAACCGTCTTTCTTAAAATTAGCGAAACCGGCGAAGGCGCAACCGCGAGCCCCATTCCGCAGAAAAAGTCCGGCCCGCCCGTCGGCGCGATTATCGCCATCGTCATTGTGCTCATTTTGGTGGGTGCCGGCGTCGCGTTCACCCTGGGTGGCGGCAAGGAAGAAACCACGCCAGCGCCCGCGATAGCTGAGGCCAAGCCAGCCTCAGAAACCACACCAGCAGCCGCCCCTGCCAAGCCGACGGAGAAGCAAACAGCCAGCTCTGCCGAGATCACGGAAGCTACGGCAGAAATCGCCCGCGACCGTGCCGAGGCATTGGCCAAAATCGCCAACCAACAAAACGCGGACAACCTGGACGCCATGAATATGGCGCGTGCCCTGGCCAATAAACAATCTGCTCTGCAGGCCTTTAACGCTGGCAATTACGAGCAGGCCAACGAGCTCTGGAATGAGTCCGCCATCTCCTACGGCAAGGCAGCCGTCACCGCGAGCCAAACGAACTTTAATGACGCCATTGCTCAAGCGGGCCTGGAAGACATCCGCAACTACCCGACGCAGCAGTGGATCAACATTGAGAACGAAATCAAGCAGGCGAAACAGGAAGCCGCCAACGGCAACTACAGCACCGCGGTCCAGTCCATCAGCAGCCAGAAGAGCAAAATCCCGCAAATCAAAAGCGACCTGCTCAGCCAATTAAACAGCCTGGCCAGTAAAGCCGCGGACAACAACAACGTCCCGGCAGCGCTTGAGTATTACCAGAAGGTTTTGCAGATCGATCCTGCCAGCACCACGGCGCAGCAATACATTTACCAAAATCGTTTCAAGCCAGGCGAAGTTATGACCAACGCCCTCGGCATGAAGCTCGCCTACGCGCCTCCGGGTAAGTTCAACCGCGGCTCGCCCGAGAACGAAGCCTTCCGCGACAACGACGAAACGCAGACCGCTGTCACCATTACGAAGGGTTACTTCATTGCCACGACCGAAGTCACTCAGGAGCAATGGCAAAAAGTGATGGGCAACCGCGCCAAGCTGGACGGCGTAGACGCCGAGCTGGTAGGAGCGACCCTACCGATGCACAGCATTACCTGGGAGCAGGCCAACGAATTTTGCGAGCGCCTGAGCGCCATGGACAATCAAACCTACCGCCTTCCCACCGAAGCTGAGTGGGAATACGCCGCGCGGGCTGGAACCACCACGCCTTACAACAACGGCTCGAACCGCCTGACCAGCCGCGACGCCAACATCTACGACCCCACCGGTGAAGGCCTGGACGCCATTGCCGCCGTGGGCTCCGTGGGCAACCCCAACGAATGGGGTCTCTATGACATGCACGGCAACGTCGCCGAGTGGACCGCCGACTGGAGCGCGCCCTACCCGGCCGGCCCCCAGACCGACCCGGCTGGCCCATCCGAGACCGAAGGCCGCGTCGATCTGGCCATGAAAATTGTCCGCGGCGGATCCTTTATTGACGACGCCCCCCTGGCCCGCAGCGCCAACCGCAGCGAAGCCTCCCCCGTCGTGAGCACCGAATACATCGGCTTCCGCCCGGTGCTCGTCGTCAGCGATTTGTAA
- a CDS encoding outer membrane lipoprotein-sorting protein → MIKTTLTLSLAFAITPFIAAADDVAAMDGPELIEQYVATQAVDSELAFIELKTFETETPTDEIIKKRFLALTEKTSDGSYDYLIRMVRPTDVEGVSVLTNVDGESIDQYLFLPAQGKPLKLSTAGSGNFLGSDFAYEDLVRETPGNYVYTRMPDGVAQGEICAVVQARPAEDTDSQYAYRNIFLDPTTFEVRKIEFYDDEGDDLPAKELQAYEYESVNIDGKTVRPRFAVMTNLDTGTISVFKVLKSRLNIDIEDQLFEADNLANITPADVDGLLVEIDAIGK, encoded by the coding sequence ATGATTAAAACGACGCTGACTCTGTCCCTCGCCTTTGCCATCACGCCTTTCATCGCTGCTGCCGATGACGTTGCCGCAATGGATGGCCCCGAGCTCATCGAACAATATGTAGCCACTCAAGCAGTGGACTCCGAGCTCGCCTTCATTGAACTGAAGACCTTTGAAACCGAGACGCCGACCGACGAAATCATAAAGAAGCGTTTCCTGGCCCTTACCGAAAAAACCAGTGACGGCTCCTACGATTATCTGATCCGCATGGTGCGCCCCACCGACGTGGAAGGCGTCAGCGTGTTGACCAACGTCGATGGCGAATCGATTGACCAATACCTGTTCCTGCCCGCCCAAGGCAAACCGCTCAAGCTGAGCACCGCCGGCTCGGGCAACTTCCTCGGGTCGGACTTTGCTTACGAGGACCTCGTTCGCGAAACGCCGGGCAACTACGTTTACACCCGCATGCCCGATGGCGTCGCCCAAGGGGAAATTTGCGCGGTCGTCCAGGCCCGCCCCGCTGAAGACACCGATAGCCAATACGCCTACCGCAACATCTTCCTGGACCCCACGACTTTTGAGGTGCGCAAAATCGAGTTCTACGACGACGAAGGCGACGACCTGCCAGCCAAAGAACTGCAAGCCTACGAATATGAGTCCGTCAACATCGATGGCAAAACCGTGCGCCCACGCTTTGCCGTAATGACCAATCTCGATACCGGCACAATCTCCGTCTTCAAGGTGCTCAAGAGCCGCCTGAACATCGACATCGAAGACCAACTATTCGAAGCCGACAACTTGGCGAACATTACACCCGCGGACGTCGACGGCCTACTGGTCGAGATCGACGCGATTGGCAAGTAG
- a CDS encoding alpha-L-rhamnosidase C-terminal domain-containing protein, with amino-acid sequence MSAPKFTVQPKPIVVSPIAPVEVREVGDNCWFLDFGKAAFASLQLPDNAGRLTVHLGEKLTGQGRIDREPPGCIRYCRIEHDTARSGPRLVIPADKRNTGKGAIPMPAHVGEVFPFRYAEIEAAPGFDATQVKQLAAHYPFDDSAAHFECSDQRLNDVWELCKYTIKATTFCGVYVDGDRERIPYEGDAYINQLGHYCTDAEYAMARYSHEYLLQYPTWPTDWQLYSVLMAWEDFCYTGEKESIRQFRGLLKRKTLIALQREDGLISTENVSREFERSLNLWNEKYIFEHGLRDLVDWPPGSFTEGGTGERDNHEMLPINTVVNALHAAACRAMASMEAVIGDSSGMMVFTQREIQIRKSLNEKMWDADRGVYVDGEGSEHASLHSNMFMLALNLVPPERVESVAAFVASRGMACSVYGAQFLLEALFRARRADEALALMTADHDRGWLNMIKAGSTMTWEAWDWKYKNNLDWNHAWGAAPANIIPRWLMGIQPKKGFRQVMIQPRMGALHRARIKHPTPFGPIHMEVDNRAGKPMRVELELPAGVEATVVLPGKAGSDVPKVHTQLTGKQSLS; translated from the coding sequence ATGAGTGCCCCCAAGTTTACCGTTCAGCCCAAGCCAATTGTTGTCTCTCCCATCGCCCCTGTCGAGGTGCGCGAAGTGGGCGATAACTGCTGGTTCCTCGACTTTGGCAAGGCGGCCTTCGCCAGCCTGCAACTACCCGACAACGCCGGTCGTTTGACGGTTCACCTCGGTGAGAAATTAACCGGCCAGGGCCGCATCGACCGTGAGCCACCGGGCTGCATCCGCTATTGCCGGATCGAGCACGACACGGCCCGCAGCGGCCCGCGGTTGGTCATCCCTGCCGACAAGCGCAACACCGGCAAAGGCGCGATCCCGATGCCCGCGCACGTGGGCGAAGTTTTCCCGTTTCGCTATGCGGAGATCGAGGCTGCGCCAGGCTTTGACGCGACCCAGGTAAAGCAACTTGCCGCGCATTACCCCTTTGACGACAGCGCCGCGCATTTCGAGTGCTCCGACCAGAGGCTCAATGACGTCTGGGAACTGTGCAAATACACGATCAAGGCCACGACCTTTTGCGGGGTTTATGTGGACGGCGACCGCGAGCGCATTCCCTACGAAGGCGATGCCTACATCAACCAGCTTGGCCATTATTGCACGGATGCCGAGTACGCCATGGCGCGCTACTCGCACGAGTATCTGCTGCAATACCCCACCTGGCCAACGGACTGGCAGCTCTACTCGGTGCTCATGGCCTGGGAGGACTTTTGCTACACCGGCGAGAAGGAATCGATCCGTCAGTTCCGTGGGCTGCTCAAACGCAAAACGCTGATCGCGCTGCAGCGTGAGGATGGCCTCATCAGCACGGAAAACGTCAGCCGTGAGTTCGAGAGATCGCTCAATCTGTGGAACGAGAAATACATCTTCGAGCATGGCCTGCGCGATCTCGTTGACTGGCCTCCAGGCTCCTTCACGGAGGGCGGAACCGGCGAGCGCGACAACCACGAAATGCTGCCGATTAACACCGTGGTCAATGCATTACATGCCGCTGCCTGCCGCGCCATGGCGAGCATGGAGGCCGTCATTGGCGACTCGTCCGGCATGATGGTGTTTACGCAGCGCGAGATTCAGATTCGCAAATCGCTGAACGAAAAAATGTGGGACGCCGATCGCGGTGTCTATGTTGATGGCGAGGGCAGCGAGCACGCCTCCTTGCACAGTAACATGTTTATGCTGGCGCTTAATCTGGTGCCGCCGGAGCGCGTCGAAAGTGTGGCGGCTTTTGTGGCCTCGCGCGGGATGGCTTGCAGCGTTTATGGCGCGCAGTTTTTGCTGGAGGCATTGTTTCGCGCCAGGCGGGCAGATGAGGCTCTGGCGCTGATGACGGCTGACCATGATCGCGGCTGGCTGAATATGATTAAGGCTGGCAGCACGATGACCTGGGAGGCCTGGGACTGGAAGTATAAGAACAACCTCGACTGGAACCACGCCTGGGGTGCTGCGCCCGCAAATATCATTCCGCGTTGGCTGATGGGCATTCAACCGAAGAAGGGTTTTCGCCAGGTGATGATCCAGCCGCGCATGGGTGCGCTGCATCGGGCGCGCATCAAGCACCCCACACCATTTGGGCCGATCCACATGGAGGTAGATAACCGCGCGGGCAAACCGATGCGCGTCGAGCTGGAATTACCCGCAGGCGTGGAGGCGACGGTGGTCCTGCCCGGAAAGGCTGGCAGCGATGTGCCCAAGGTGCATACGCAGTTGACGGGTAAGCAATCGCTCAGTTGA
- a CDS encoding sulfatase family protein, producing the protein MPPPPNILFIFTDQQHWQAISERDVTFRTPNLDRLSAVSTVFSRAYCPTPQCSPSRSSIMTGLYPSKTGVMGNVGAKGGEPLRMQTIAPALQRAGYYTGYFGKWHLGSEAIAQAGWDVADGPGLGEAFNDPNTTQRSVEFLQTAPEDKPFALYVSLNDPHDIYHIPKVMHEPPSGEAPLPTSWSKDHAKTAKAQGQFMREDQGKVIVDEPEQSWLRYREYYREKVALVDGRIGEVLDALEQTGRAENTLIVFTSDHGDQDTQQRLIFKGPFMYDYTLRVPLMIKLPGQTARRECAFPSVNVDLVPTLAEVAGAVIGAVDGVSLLPLLTGQGEPPTREFVFAQYYSKQQWVNPIRTVVGERYKYNRYLSGEEELYDFDADPGEMNNLAANPGHADVKGALLGALEKWMLANDDPFYTLGHTDRDGNPIERHV; encoded by the coding sequence ATGCCCCCGCCGCCGAATATTCTCTTCATCTTCACGGACCAGCAGCACTGGCAGGCAATCAGCGAGCGCGATGTCACGTTTCGCACGCCGAACCTGGACCGACTGTCTGCGGTGAGCACGGTCTTTAGCCGTGCGTATTGCCCCACGCCGCAATGCTCGCCCAGCCGGTCGTCGATCATGACGGGGCTGTATCCCTCGAAGACCGGCGTCATGGGCAACGTCGGTGCCAAGGGCGGCGAGCCGCTGAGGATGCAGACCATCGCGCCTGCCTTGCAACGAGCTGGTTATTATACCGGCTACTTTGGCAAGTGGCACCTGGGCAGCGAAGCCATCGCGCAAGCCGGTTGGGATGTCGCCGATGGGCCGGGCTTGGGGGAGGCCTTTAACGATCCAAACACGACGCAGCGCTCGGTCGAGTTCCTGCAAACGGCTCCGGAGGATAAACCCTTTGCGCTGTATGTCTCGCTGAACGACCCGCATGATATTTACCATATTCCCAAGGTCATGCATGAGCCGCCAAGCGGCGAAGCGCCGCTGCCTACGAGCTGGAGCAAAGACCACGCGAAGACCGCCAAGGCGCAGGGCCAATTTATGCGCGAAGACCAAGGCAAAGTCATTGTCGATGAGCCTGAGCAGAGCTGGCTGCGTTACCGTGAATACTATCGTGAAAAAGTGGCGCTGGTCGATGGCCGCATCGGCGAGGTGCTCGATGCCTTGGAGCAGACCGGGCGCGCCGAAAATACCTTGATCGTCTTCACCTCGGATCATGGCGATCAGGACACCCAGCAGCGGCTGATTTTCAAAGGCCCCTTCATGTATGACTACACGCTGCGGGTGCCGCTGATGATCAAGCTTCCCGGGCAAACGGCCCGCCGCGAGTGTGCGTTCCCAAGTGTCAACGTGGACCTCGTGCCAACACTGGCCGAGGTTGCGGGGGCGGTGATTGGCGCGGTCGATGGCGTGTCGCTGCTGCCCTTGCTCACGGGCCAGGGCGAGCCGCCCACACGGGAGTTTGTCTTTGCGCAATATTACTCCAAGCAGCAGTGGGTGAACCCGATTCGCACCGTCGTCGGCGAGCGTTACAAATACAATCGCTACCTCAGTGGCGAAGAGGAACTTTACGACTTCGACGCCGACCCCGGCGAAATGAACAATCTCGCCGCGAACCCCGGCCATGCCGATGTGAAAGGTGCCTTGCTGGGCGCGCTGGAGAAATGGATGCTCGCCAATGACGATCCGTTTTACACCTTAGGCCACACTGATCGCGATGGAAACCCAATCGAACGCCATGTCTGA
- a CDS encoding LamG-like jellyroll fold domain-containing protein, with product MSEAPHEHMLIPRQPADFPGLAAYWQFDETADGYEASQGEAYTLTPGADAMSVVADAGSPFGGKALRIDEGQWLNCPRAACPMLDIHGAGGQLTVIAWIKREPTKHGGCEFIAGQWNETNLGRQYGLFLNISVWREHHQVTGHLSNVGGPTPGFKYCIDGPVGTQHVSCGEWSVVAMSYDGSQGFAWLNGALDVRPGLNPYSLAGGLHDGGPTGSNFTVGAVDRSGEMGNFFTGLMAGLAVYRRALSPAEIYALSTLRC from the coding sequence ATGTCTGAAGCTCCCCACGAACACATGTTAATCCCGCGTCAGCCCGCCGATTTTCCCGGCTTGGCGGCGTATTGGCAATTTGATGAAACTGCCGACGGCTACGAGGCTAGCCAGGGTGAGGCCTACACGCTGACCCCCGGTGCAGATGCGATGTCGGTAGTCGCAGACGCAGGGTCGCCCTTTGGCGGTAAGGCGCTGCGGATTGATGAAGGCCAATGGCTGAACTGTCCGCGCGCGGCCTGCCCAATGCTGGACATTCACGGGGCAGGGGGGCAGTTGACCGTGATCGCCTGGATCAAACGCGAGCCGACCAAACACGGCGGCTGCGAGTTCATTGCCGGGCAGTGGAACGAGACCAACCTTGGCCGGCAGTATGGCCTGTTTCTCAATATTTCCGTCTGGCGCGAGCATCACCAGGTGACCGGTCACTTGTCGAACGTCGGCGGCCCGACACCGGGCTTCAAATACTGCATCGATGGCCCGGTGGGCACTCAGCACGTTAGCTGTGGTGAATGGTCGGTCGTCGCGATGAGCTACGATGGATCGCAGGGCTTTGCGTGGCTCAACGGCGCGCTGGATGTGCGCCCGGGCCTCAACCCCTACAGCCTCGCGGGTGGTCTGCACGATGGCGGCCCAACCGGCTCGAATTTCACCGTTGGCGCGGTCGACCGTAGCGGCGAGATGGGCAACTTTTTCACGGGCCTGATGGCGGGCCTGGCAGTCTATCGTCGCGCCTTGTCGCCAGCGGAGATCTATGCGTTGTCAACGCTCAGGTGTTGA
- a CDS encoding AraC family transcriptional regulator translates to MENKAKFEHIVHREHESFRCFEIATDRFQHPYHYHPEIELTLIAESSGMRLVGDCLAPFAAGDLCLLGKNLPHLYYNSQPTDTHTTARAFVLQFRRDCCGGIIDAAVELAPIAELTDRANRGLHFNGVASAALLERFQSLLKAERHERISQFIGILGLLSTAAAQPLTSVGYRPTLLDHRSERINQACRYIFENSHQELSQADVARHIGLSTSAFSKFFQRATNQSYQQFLKEVRLGHASQLLLETDWSVAEISETAGFGNLSNFNRRFRQQYGLSPREFRQHAEQVHATAGSPQFTSTATWRKDALKHQLAAIRSGG, encoded by the coding sequence TTGGAAAATAAAGCAAAGTTCGAGCACATCGTTCATCGGGAGCATGAGTCTTTCCGTTGCTTTGAAATTGCGACTGACCGCTTTCAGCACCCCTACCATTACCACCCGGAAATCGAGCTCACGCTGATTGCCGAGAGCTCCGGCATGCGACTGGTGGGCGACTGCCTGGCCCCGTTTGCCGCCGGTGATCTGTGCCTGCTCGGCAAGAACCTACCGCACCTGTATTACAACTCCCAGCCGACCGATACCCACACCACCGCGCGCGCCTTCGTGTTGCAGTTTCGCCGGGATTGCTGCGGGGGCATCATCGATGCCGCCGTCGAGCTTGCGCCCATCGCCGAGCTAACCGATCGCGCCAATCGAGGCCTGCATTTCAACGGCGTGGCCAGCGCGGCGTTGTTGGAACGTTTTCAGAGCTTGCTCAAGGCCGAGCGCCACGAGCGCATCAGCCAGTTCATTGGAATTCTGGGCCTATTGTCCACGGCCGCCGCCCAGCCACTAACCAGTGTAGGTTATCGCCCCACCCTGCTCGACCATCGCTCTGAACGCATCAACCAGGCCTGCCGCTATATCTTTGAGAATTCTCACCAGGAGCTAAGCCAAGCCGACGTAGCCCGGCACATTGGGCTGTCGACGTCGGCCTTCAGTAAGTTTTTCCAGCGCGCGACCAACCAGAGCTACCAGCAATTTCTAAAGGAAGTCCGCCTCGGCCACGCCAGCCAACTGCTGCTCGAAACCGATTGGAGCGTTGCCGAGATTTCCGAAACCGCCGGCTTCGGCAACCTGTCCAATTTTAACCGCCGCTTCCGACAGCAGTATGGCCTCTCCCCGCGCGAATTTCGCCAACATGCCGAACAAGTCCACGCCACTGCCGGCAGCCCGCAGTTCACCTCTACCGCCACGTGGCGCAAAGATGCCCTCAAGCACCAGCTCGCCGCGATTCGGTCGGGCGGCTGA
- a CDS encoding phytanoyl-CoA dioxygenase family protein, translated as MKTTSLTDSLNAPFTLAPGQIEKFRRDGYIKLKDVLDVEVLEHFGPLITQKVKELNREDRPMATRDTYAKAFLQIMNLWKHSEDVKNFVFGRRLARIAAELLGTKGVRLYHDQALYKEPGGGFTPWHVDQVYWPLSNNNTVTAWIPLKAITQEMGPLEFSVGSQEIKFGRDMVISDDSEKAIDRHLKLQDRPVDSGPFDLGEVSFHYGYTFHRAGPNTTDQPREVMTIIYMDSEMRLAEPRNQNQQSDWNNWMPGARIGEVIDTPMNPLLYERE; from the coding sequence ATGAAGACGACATCGCTGACCGACTCCCTTAATGCCCCGTTCACGCTTGCCCCGGGGCAAATTGAAAAGTTCCGCCGCGACGGCTATATCAAGCTTAAGGACGTGCTTGATGTGGAGGTCCTGGAGCACTTCGGGCCGCTCATCACGCAGAAGGTGAAAGAGCTCAATCGGGAGGACCGCCCGATGGCCACGCGCGACACTTACGCGAAGGCGTTCCTGCAAATCATGAATCTGTGGAAGCACAGCGAGGACGTGAAAAACTTTGTCTTCGGACGTCGTTTGGCGCGCATTGCTGCGGAGCTGCTCGGTACAAAAGGTGTGCGGCTTTATCATGATCAGGCACTTTACAAGGAGCCCGGTGGCGGCTTTACCCCGTGGCACGTGGACCAGGTTTACTGGCCGCTCTCGAACAACAACACCGTCACCGCGTGGATTCCGCTCAAGGCAATCACGCAGGAAATGGGTCCACTGGAGTTTTCAGTGGGCAGTCAGGAGATTAAGTTTGGCCGCGACATGGTCATCAGTGACGACAGCGAAAAGGCCATCGACCGGCATTTGAAGCTACAGGATCGCCCCGTGGACAGCGGTCCGTTCGATCTCGGCGAAGTTAGCTTCCACTACGGCTATACGTTCCACCGCGCCGGCCCGAATACCACTGATCAACCGCGCGAGGTAATGACGATCATTTACATGGATTCCGAGATGCGCCTGGCCGAGCCGCGCAACCAAAACCAGCAAAGCGATTGGAACAACTGGATGCCGGGTGCCAGGATCGGCGAGGTCATCGACACGCCGATGAATCCGCTACTCTACGAGCGCGAATAG
- a CDS encoding tetratricopeptide repeat protein gives MSWLPATLLLALIIAVLVGGWLLWQRFEFNRAYEAHTAGQHQEAIQRADRLIAFGWPKERARELRALALIKLSPDDAAQGLAFDDQSAMPVSVGMEYLRNSQQRRSYERVDEVYDALGPTQGGEPDFLMLQAEIEFARNHPARAMEALDRLLTIDPKHNEALLLKGTYLLSQPSPLSAVQAKSILRRAAQGNSQTAFHALLLLGSRFEIPLFENDRQWLLSTLEKHPQSTPMSQLIIATQQILLEPAKRDALIQAAVQANGAEAPQLTANWLLSIGAYEPLIAFLNSPAAGGIQSDQRWVAQMQALLQQGSLTEAIQLVEQDETALDALRRATLLAHIEANQAAGTEPNDNWRLAYAMASEQQAFAELLSLANLAQQKGWHSIAKDAYQTAIDVAPTDADKSRALTNLFIAQVSEGQTGEGLQTLRQYLAINPDSHTMINNACYLEALLGAPSPESMSTMHDLVAQMPNSIYPSTYAFMLWKSGDYEAAARELKGLNRRYLAVPSCRLSAALVALEQNDATTAKEMLQQVDAKRLLPEELTLYQDAVQKTSG, from the coding sequence ATGTCGTGGCTCCCGGCCACATTGCTCCTCGCGTTGATCATCGCCGTGCTGGTTGGCGGTTGGCTGCTCTGGCAGCGGTTCGAGTTTAACCGCGCCTACGAAGCCCACACCGCCGGCCAACACCAGGAAGCCATCCAACGCGCCGATCGCCTGATTGCCTTTGGCTGGCCCAAAGAACGCGCCCGCGAACTGCGCGCGTTGGCCCTCATCAAGCTCTCGCCAGACGACGCCGCGCAAGGCCTCGCCTTTGATGACCAATCAGCCATGCCCGTCAGCGTCGGCATGGAATACCTGCGCAACAGCCAGCAGCGCCGTTCCTACGAGCGCGTCGACGAAGTCTATGACGCGCTTGGCCCGACCCAAGGTGGCGAACCGGACTTCCTCATGCTGCAGGCCGAGATCGAGTTCGCGCGTAACCACCCGGCACGCGCCATGGAAGCCCTGGATCGCCTGCTCACAATCGACCCCAAGCACAACGAAGCCCTGCTGCTCAAGGGCACGTATCTACTCAGCCAGCCCTCACCGCTCAGCGCCGTGCAGGCAAAGTCCATCCTGCGCCGCGCAGCTCAGGGCAATTCACAAACGGCGTTTCACGCCCTCCTCCTGCTTGGCTCGCGCTTCGAAATACCGCTCTTTGAAAACGACCGACAGTGGCTGCTCTCCACCTTGGAGAAGCACCCGCAATCGACACCGATGAGCCAGTTAATCATCGCCACGCAGCAGATACTTCTCGAGCCCGCCAAGCGGGATGCGCTCATCCAAGCCGCCGTACAGGCCAATGGTGCGGAAGCGCCGCAGTTGACGGCCAATTGGCTGCTCAGCATCGGTGCCTACGAACCGCTGATCGCCTTCTTAAACAGCCCGGCTGCGGGCGGTATTCAGTCGGATCAACGCTGGGTCGCCCAGATGCAGGCGCTGCTGCAACAAGGTTCTTTGACCGAGGCTATCCAGTTGGTCGAGCAAGACGAAACCGCGCTCGACGCCCTCCGCCGCGCAACGCTGCTCGCCCACATCGAGGCCAATCAGGCGGCTGGCACGGAACCGAACGACAACTGGCGCCTCGCCTACGCAATGGCCAGCGAGCAGCAAGCATTCGCCGAGCTGCTTTCCCTTGCCAACCTGGCCCAACAAAAGGGCTGGCACAGCATCGCCAAGGACGCCTACCAGACTGCCATTGACGTCGCCCCAACCGATGCCGACAAGAGCCGTGCGCTGACCAATCTCTTCATTGCTCAGGTCAGCGAAGGCCAGACCGGTGAAGGCCTGCAAACGCTTCGCCAATACCTCGCAATCAATCCGGACAGCCACACCATGATCAACAACGCCTGCTACCTGGAGGCCTTGTTGGGCGCACCGAGCCCGGAAAGCATGAGCACGATGCACGACCTCGTCGCGCAAATGCCCAACAGTATTTACCCCTCCACCTATGCCTTCATGCTGTGGAAATCCGGTGACTACGAGGCCGCCGCACGCGAACTAAAAGGGCTGAACCGCCGTTACCTTGCTGTGCCCAGCTGTCGCCTTTCTGCGGCCCTCGTGGCCCTTGAGCAAAATGACGCTACCACCGCCAAAGAGATGCTCCAGCAAGTCGACGCCAAGCGACTTCTACCCGAAGAACTCACCCTTTATCAGGACGCCGTTCAAAAGACATCGGGCTAA